The Caulobacter sp. FWC26 genome contains a region encoding:
- a CDS encoding PepSY domain-containing protein: protein MIQPQSTLRAVLIALVASTAMTGSSALASESKKKNHEVARQALLRKEVLPLTQILAIAARRAPGEVIEVELEDAGGGRLKYDLKILAKNGRVRELELDAKTGATLKLEDD from the coding sequence ATGATCCAGCCCCAATCCACGCTCCGCGCCGTTCTCATCGCGCTGGTCGCCTCGACCGCGATGACCGGCTCGTCCGCCCTCGCCAGCGAAAGCAAGAAGAAGAACCACGAAGTCGCGCGTCAGGCGCTGCTTCGCAAGGAGGTTTTGCCGCTGACGCAAATCCTGGCGATCGCCGCGCGCCGGGCTCCTGGCGAAGTCATCGAGGTAGAGCTGGAAGACGCCGGCGGCGGACGTCTGAAATATGACCTGAAGATCCTGGCCAAGAATGGGCGTGTGCGGGAACTGGAGCTCGACGCCAAGACCGGCGCGACCCTGAAGCTTGAGGACGACTGA
- a CDS encoding glycosyltransferase, which translates to MRVLTFLHSFEPGGVERIALRMVRQWRARNIDAPLFVGRLDGDMREDVGAGLEVICPPGGGRHVAHLETLWMIWTLPAVVRRLRPDVLFCAGNTYAVVAVALKILLGRDCPPILLKISNDLDRRDQPGWFRMVYRLWLRVQGRLISHFVGMETPMAEEIRDGLGVSADRITIIPDPALSLPLIERLRTRPSVPRVEGVGRRFVCVARLTRQKNISLMLRAFARGAQEGDTLSVIGDGPERPALERLAHDLGLESRVRFDGYQPDPVLQLPLFDVLLLSSDYEGVPAVILEALAAGLPIVATDCSRSMPTLLCHGALGRLAPVGDEQALADAIASVDVSSQDQSLSRIQAERFTIEGACEAYLRAMAGLRSERFR; encoded by the coding sequence TTGCGCGTCCTGACCTTCCTTCACAGTTTCGAGCCGGGCGGGGTCGAGCGGATCGCCCTGCGCATGGTGCGGCAATGGCGCGCGCGGAACATCGATGCGCCGCTGTTCGTCGGCCGTCTCGACGGCGACATGCGTGAGGATGTCGGCGCAGGCCTGGAGGTGATCTGTCCGCCGGGCGGTGGTCGGCACGTGGCCCACCTGGAAACGCTCTGGATGATCTGGACGCTGCCCGCAGTGGTGCGGCGGCTGCGGCCCGATGTCCTGTTCTGCGCGGGCAACACCTATGCCGTGGTCGCGGTGGCCCTGAAGATCCTGCTGGGGCGCGATTGTCCGCCCATCCTGTTGAAGATCAGCAACGATCTGGACCGTCGCGACCAGCCCGGCTGGTTTCGGATGGTCTACCGACTGTGGCTCCGCGTTCAGGGACGGCTCATTAGCCACTTCGTGGGCATGGAAACGCCGATGGCCGAGGAGATCCGCGACGGCCTCGGCGTTTCGGCCGACCGGATCACGATCATTCCCGATCCCGCCTTGTCGCTGCCCTTGATCGAGCGTTTGCGGACGCGCCCCAGCGTTCCGCGCGTCGAAGGCGTCGGGCGTCGCTTCGTGTGTGTCGCGCGGCTCACGCGGCAGAAGAACATCAGCCTGATGCTGCGCGCCTTCGCGCGCGGCGCTCAAGAGGGCGATACGCTCAGCGTGATCGGCGACGGCCCGGAACGCCCGGCGTTGGAGCGCCTCGCCCACGATCTTGGACTGGAGTCGCGCGTACGGTTCGACGGCTATCAACCCGACCCGGTGCTCCAGCTGCCGCTGTTCGACGTGTTGTTGCTCTCTTCGGACTATGAGGGCGTGCCCGCCGTCATTCTTGAGGCCTTGGCGGCGGGATTGCCGATCGTGGCCACCGATTGCAGCCGCAGCATGCCGACCCTGCTGTGTCACGGGGCCTTGGGTCGACTGGCGCCTGTCGGCGACGAGCAAGCGCTGGCCGACGCCATCGCGAGCGTCGACGTCTCGTCGCAGGACCAGAGCCTGAGCCGGATCCAGGCTGAGCGTTTCACGATCGAGGGGGCGTGCGAGGCGTATCTGCGCGCCATGGCCGGACTCCGCTCCGAGCGATTTCGTTGA
- a CDS encoding glycosyltransferase family 1 protein: MESQRLMGAGETRSMRIALFSGNYNYTLDGANKSLNRLVDHLQSSRGAKVRVYSPTSQTPAFAPVGDLVSVPSVKVPFRSDYRVALGLPAHIRRDIEAFAPDLIHLSAPDFLGSAALKFGRRLNVPVVASLHTLFDSYLDYYGLGFMRPLARRQLWKFYGECDYVMPPTEAIAEELRTEAPSTRVRTWARGVDPALFHPGRRDSSWRLKQGFDPDRPVIVFLGRIVMEKGLEAFADTIAQLKAAGHAPQVLVIGDGPARAWFETRMPEAVFTGFLSGETLASALASGDIFFNPSTTETFGNVNLEAMACGLAMVCADAPNTRALLRDGKDALLCAHDQRTSYADALAALLVDTRERRRLAAEALDRSAAYRWTNILDEVFEVYAEALDRHAARTPTWRAPSLARSRRGGYVEPQPNGLPVL; this comes from the coding sequence ATGGAAAGCCAGAGACTGATGGGCGCGGGCGAAACGCGGTCGATGCGGATCGCTTTATTCTCCGGCAATTACAACTATACCTTAGATGGCGCCAATAAGTCCCTGAACCGTTTGGTCGACCACTTGCAAAGCAGCAGGGGCGCCAAGGTGCGGGTCTATTCGCCCACCTCGCAGACCCCGGCCTTTGCGCCCGTCGGCGATCTCGTCTCGGTGCCCTCGGTCAAGGTCCCCTTCCGGAGCGACTACCGTGTGGCGCTTGGCCTTCCGGCGCACATCCGCCGGGATATCGAGGCTTTCGCCCCCGACCTGATCCACCTGTCGGCGCCGGACTTCCTGGGCTCGGCGGCGCTGAAGTTCGGTCGCCGGTTGAACGTGCCCGTGGTCGCCAGCCTTCACACGCTGTTCGATAGCTATCTCGACTATTACGGGCTGGGCTTCATGCGCCCGCTCGCGCGCCGTCAGCTCTGGAAGTTCTACGGCGAATGCGACTACGTGATGCCTCCTACCGAAGCCATCGCCGAAGAACTGAGGACCGAAGCCCCCTCAACCCGCGTACGCACCTGGGCTCGCGGGGTGGACCCCGCGCTTTTTCATCCGGGCCGACGCGATTCGTCCTGGCGCCTTAAGCAGGGCTTCGACCCGGATCGTCCCGTGATCGTGTTCCTGGGCCGCATCGTGATGGAGAAGGGCCTGGAGGCCTTCGCGGACACGATCGCGCAACTCAAGGCGGCCGGCCACGCGCCACAGGTCCTGGTGATCGGCGACGGCCCCGCGCGGGCCTGGTTCGAGACCCGTATGCCAGAGGCTGTCTTCACCGGTTTCCTATCGGGCGAAACCCTGGCGAGCGCGCTGGCCAGCGGGGACATCTTCTTCAATCCCAGCACGACCGAGACGTTCGGAAACGTCAATCTCGAAGCGATGGCCTGTGGCTTGGCCATGGTGTGCGCCGACGCGCCCAACACCCGCGCCTTGTTGCGTGACGGGAAAGACGCCCTGCTCTGTGCGCACGACCAGCGGACATCCTACGCCGACGCGCTGGCGGCGCTGCTGGTCGACACGCGCGAGCGGCGGCGCCTGGCGGCCGAGGCGCTGGATCGCAGCGCGGCCTATCGCTGGACAAACATCCTCGACGAGGTGTTCGAAGTCTATGCCGAGGCCCTGGACCGCCACGCCGCGCGCACGCCGACCTGGCGCGCCCCGAGCCTGGCTCGGTCCAGACGGGGTGGCTACGTCGAGCCTCAGCCGAACGGCCTGCCTGTTCTTTGA
- a CDS encoding LptF/LptG family permease, which translates to MIPNTIDRYLLRRTLTPMSAVLVSTMVMFLMERLMRSFQVLSQTAEGFRFLMELLVNLVPHYVGLTLPGGFFIGLFVVVNGLNKSSEIDAILASGVSLDRFAAPFVALGAALMVFSIVLFGFVQPYSRYAYHAVLHAVANAGWNGDVRPKALLSAGKDILLTADTADASGRHLRRIFIRQLGPDGREDVLTAASAEVLKAPGEQKATLVLSDGRQVSTTPLNEVYVADFTRFRFDLPVAQAKSLRIRGDKVSELTLLELAQQGFGKATPALPRQALLAELFTRSSRALILPLLPLMAVPFALSAKRAGAGSAMVIGGLLLFLFETSLVMGQALTTATGFSALATVGVPAGLFASACVTVWMSSRNRPGENPVNWLSQTVADRFAALVRKQRPHGA; encoded by the coding sequence ATGATCCCCAATACGATCGACCGCTACCTGCTGCGGCGAACCTTGACACCGATGTCGGCGGTCTTGGTCAGCACGATGGTGATGTTCCTGATGGAACGGCTAATGCGGTCGTTCCAGGTGCTGTCCCAAACCGCCGAGGGCTTCAGGTTCCTGATGGAGCTCTTGGTGAACCTGGTGCCGCACTATGTCGGCCTCACCCTGCCCGGCGGCTTTTTCATCGGCCTGTTCGTCGTCGTCAACGGCCTGAACAAGAGCTCGGAAATCGACGCGATCCTGGCCAGCGGCGTCTCCCTGGACCGCTTCGCCGCGCCGTTCGTGGCTTTAGGAGCGGCGCTGATGGTGTTCAGCATCGTGCTCTTCGGCTTCGTGCAGCCCTACAGTCGCTACGCCTATCACGCGGTGCTCCACGCGGTGGCGAACGCAGGCTGGAACGGCGACGTGCGGCCGAAGGCGCTATTGTCGGCGGGCAAGGACATCCTGCTGACCGCCGACACCGCCGACGCCAGCGGACGTCACCTGCGGCGGATCTTCATCCGGCAACTCGGCCCCGACGGCCGGGAGGATGTTCTGACCGCCGCCTCAGCCGAGGTCTTGAAGGCCCCCGGAGAGCAGAAGGCCACCCTGGTGCTCAGCGATGGCCGGCAGGTCAGCACGACACCCCTCAATGAAGTCTATGTCGCTGATTTTACGCGATTTCGATTTGACCTGCCGGTCGCACAGGCCAAGTCTCTGCGGATCCGCGGGGACAAGGTCAGCGAACTCACTCTGTTGGAATTGGCCCAGCAGGGTTTTGGTAAGGCGACGCCCGCCTTGCCCCGCCAGGCGCTGCTCGCCGAACTGTTCACACGCTCGTCCCGCGCGCTGATTCTACCGCTGCTGCCGCTGATGGCCGTCCCCTTCGCGTTGAGCGCCAAGCGGGCCGGGGCGGGGTCGGCCATGGTGATTGGCGGCTTGCTGTTGTTCCTCTTCGAGACCTCGCTGGTCATGGGTCAAGCCCTCACCACGGCGACAGGCTTTTCGGCGCTGGCGACGGTTGGCGTCCCTGCGGGCCTGTTCGCCTCTGCTTGCGTCACCGTGTGGATGTCCAGCCGCAACCGGCCGGGCGAGAACCCGGTCAACTGGCTCTCGCAAACCGTCGCCGACAGGTTCGCCGCGCTCGTCAGGAAACAACGCCCCCACGGAGCCTAG
- a CDS encoding glycosyltransferase, producing the protein MRLVDVAEFYSPTGGGVRTYIDRKLQAAEQLGHELFVIAPGPRDSFEQRGTGGVIQVRSPTLPFDANYHMFWDAAPVHAWLDRLTPDLVEASSPWRGAWIVARWSGSARRAMFVHSDPVASYPQRWFAPVVGPERVDSLFWWFWRYLRQLTAHFESVVAGGAWLADRLMGRGVDAVTSIPLGIDRTAFSPSLRDEALRSRLLGACACPSDARLVLGVGRFHPEKRWPMVMEAVTRAGAGTPLGLVLIGDGVDRARVLRAAAGKPHVQILPPIHDRPRLAAHLASADLLIHGCESETFGLIPAEAMASGLPVVGPDRGGFAHLARPETSEVYRSGDTAAATAALERLLSRDPQTLRAAALEASARVRRDIDHFAELFEHYASVVAKARA; encoded by the coding sequence ATGCGCCTTGTGGATGTCGCCGAGTTCTATTCACCGACCGGCGGCGGCGTGCGAACCTATATCGACCGCAAGCTGCAGGCGGCCGAGCAATTGGGCCACGAACTGTTCGTCATCGCGCCGGGGCCGCGCGATAGCTTCGAACAGCGCGGGACGGGTGGAGTGATTCAGGTCCGAAGCCCCACGCTACCGTTTGACGCCAACTACCATATGTTCTGGGACGCGGCCCCAGTGCACGCCTGGCTGGATCGACTGACGCCGGACCTGGTCGAGGCCTCCTCGCCTTGGCGAGGCGCTTGGATTGTCGCCCGCTGGTCCGGCTCCGCGCGGCGCGCGATGTTCGTGCATTCCGATCCGGTGGCCTCGTATCCGCAGCGCTGGTTCGCGCCCGTCGTCGGTCCGGAACGGGTCGATAGCCTGTTTTGGTGGTTCTGGCGGTATCTTCGCCAACTAACCGCGCACTTCGAGTCCGTCGTGGCTGGGGGAGCCTGGTTGGCCGACCGGCTGATGGGGCGGGGCGTGGACGCCGTCACGAGCATTCCGCTGGGCATTGATCGCACGGCGTTCTCGCCGTCTCTGCGTGACGAGGCTCTAAGGTCGCGCCTCCTAGGGGCCTGCGCTTGTCCCTCCGACGCCCGACTGGTGCTCGGCGTCGGCCGGTTTCACCCCGAAAAGCGCTGGCCCATGGTCATGGAGGCGGTGACGCGCGCCGGGGCCGGGACGCCGCTGGGTCTCGTTCTGATCGGCGACGGCGTCGACCGCGCGCGCGTGCTTCGCGCCGCCGCCGGCAAGCCCCATGTCCAGATCCTGCCGCCGATCCATGATCGGCCGCGTCTGGCGGCGCATCTGGCCAGCGCCGACCTTCTGATACATGGCTGCGAGTCGGAGACCTTCGGACTGATCCCAGCCGAGGCCATGGCGAGCGGCCTGCCCGTCGTGGGACCCGATCGGGGCGGCTTCGCGCATCTGGCGCGGCCGGAGACGTCAGAAGTCTACCGTTCGGGCGACACCGCCGCAGCGACAGCGGCGCTTGAGCGGCTTCTTTCGCGCGATCCGCAGACCCTGAGGGCCGCCGCGCTCGAGGCGTCGGCCAGGGTGCGGCGCGACATCGACCACTTCGCCGAGCTCTTCGAACACTACGCGTCTGTCGTCGCGAAGGCTCGGGCATGA
- a CDS encoding chemotaxis response regulator protein-glutamate methylesterase codes for MGKVRVLIVDDSATVRQTLASILESDPQIEVIGVASDPFVAARRIRDEIPDVITLDVEMPRMDGITFLRKIMSQHPVPVVMCSSLVEAGSETLLQALEAGAVDVILKPRMGVAEHLVESRIRICDAVKAAASARVAGARRAPVPLSHAIQEPARKLTADAMLPPPDGRAMARTTETVVCIGASTGGTEALRQVLEGLPADSPGIVIVQHMPEKFTASFAKRLDGLCAVSVKEAEDGDTVLRGRVLIAPGNKHTLLERSGARYYVSVKDGPLVSRHRPSVDVLFRSAARSAGSNAIAVIMTGMGDDGARGMEEMKNAGAMTIAQDEATSVVFGMPKEAIARGCVDRIAPLQALAAEILRVSKR; via the coding sequence ATCGGAAAAGTCCGCGTTCTGATCGTTGATGACTCCGCCACGGTCCGCCAGACCCTGGCCAGCATCCTGGAGTCTGATCCGCAGATCGAGGTGATCGGGGTGGCCTCCGACCCCTTCGTCGCCGCCCGTCGCATCCGCGACGAAATCCCCGACGTCATCACCCTGGACGTCGAGATGCCCCGAATGGACGGCATCACCTTCCTGCGCAAGATCATGAGCCAGCACCCGGTGCCAGTGGTCATGTGCTCGTCCCTGGTCGAGGCGGGCTCCGAGACCCTGCTTCAGGCCCTGGAAGCCGGCGCGGTCGACGTCATCCTCAAGCCACGCATGGGCGTGGCGGAGCATCTGGTCGAGTCGCGTATCCGCATCTGCGATGCGGTGAAGGCCGCCGCCAGCGCTCGCGTGGCCGGGGCGCGCCGCGCGCCCGTGCCCCTGTCGCACGCCATCCAGGAACCCGCACGGAAGCTCACGGCCGACGCCATGCTTCCCCCACCCGACGGCCGAGCCATGGCGCGCACCACCGAGACGGTCGTCTGCATCGGCGCATCCACCGGCGGGACCGAAGCGCTCAGGCAGGTGCTTGAAGGCCTTCCCGCAGACTCCCCCGGGATCGTCATCGTCCAGCATATGCCGGAGAAGTTCACCGCCTCGTTCGCCAAGCGGCTCGACGGCCTCTGCGCGGTGTCGGTGAAGGAAGCCGAGGATGGCGATACGGTGCTGCGCGGTCGGGTGCTGATCGCGCCCGGCAACAAGCACACCCTCCTGGAGCGGAGCGGCGCCCGCTACTACGTCTCGGTCAAGGACGGGCCGCTCGTCTCGCGACACCGGCCGTCGGTGGACGTGCTGTTCCGGTCGGCCGCCCGCTCGGCGGGCTCGAACGCCATCGCGGTGATCATGACCGGCATGGGCGACGACGGCGCCCGGGGCATGGAAGAAATGAAGAACGCCGGCGCCATGACAATCGCTCAGGACGAGGCGACGTCCGTCGTCTTCGGCATGCCCAAGGAGGCCATAGCGCGCGGTTGCGTCGATCGGATCGCGCCGTTGCAGGCCCTGGCCGCAGAGATCCTGAGAGTATCCAAGCGCTAG
- a CDS encoding response regulator transcription factor yields MRALIVEDDPVVGLDLTKALSGAGFVVDLARDGEDASFRGEVEDYAVAILDLGLPRLDGLSVLRRWRANNRTFPVLILSARGDWTEKVEGIEAGADDYMAKPFEMGELLARARSLVRRAAGRVSPVIEAGRLSLDTRGMTATLDGAAIRLSPLEFRLLDCLAHNPGRAVSAGELAEQLYGVADTADTNAIEALVTRLRRKVGPDVIETRRGFGYLLAGGDA; encoded by the coding sequence GTGCGGGCTCTGATTGTCGAGGATGATCCCGTTGTTGGCCTGGACCTGACCAAGGCGCTGAGCGGCGCCGGCTTCGTGGTCGATCTTGCGCGCGACGGCGAGGATGCCTCCTTTAGGGGCGAGGTCGAGGACTACGCTGTCGCGATTCTGGACCTGGGCCTGCCGCGCCTCGACGGCCTGTCGGTGCTGCGACGTTGGCGCGCGAACAACCGGACCTTCCCCGTGCTGATCCTTTCGGCGCGCGGCGACTGGACCGAGAAGGTCGAAGGCATCGAGGCCGGCGCAGACGACTATATGGCCAAGCCTTTTGAAATGGGTGAATTGCTGGCTCGGGCCAGAAGCCTCGTGCGCCGAGCCGCCGGTCGTGTCTCGCCCGTGATCGAAGCCGGCCGTCTGTCGCTGGACACCCGCGGGATGACCGCCACGCTGGACGGCGCGGCGATCCGGCTCTCGCCGCTGGAGTTCCGCCTGCTGGACTGTCTTGCCCATAATCCCGGCCGCGCCGTGTCGGCGGGAGAGCTCGCCGAACAGCTATACGGGGTCGCAGACACCGCCGACACCAACGCGATCGAGGCGCTGGTGACCCGCCTGCGCCGCAAGGTGGGGCCGGACGTCATCGAGACCCGGCGAGGCTTCGGCTATCTGCTCGCCGGCGGCGACGCGTGA
- a CDS encoding phytase gives MTRLKLAASLLALMTAAPALAQTTPAVGVISTTAPTARGGANGVVLLRDAADPRKSVIAATGELGGLEIYDLDGRRTAAVPGGEVYAVDARDDGARALVVALDRQAGRLRVFGRDYATGQIAAVDARPIQLGFSGEGVCLHRSARDGALYAFVMGREGQLDQWLLYPTTDGQIDGRVLRRLRLSSEAKYCVADDASGALYVAQEAVGIWRYDADPEADPVPTLVDANRLGHIAGEVAGLAVINGGPGANYLVAANADAGDYNVYDRSGDDRFVGAFRVGENGAPAIESPSGLFGLRAPVGAGLPAGALLIADDRKAGGNSKVVSWADVAAALKLPVGQDAPPVAKSRVALTQAAMETEPVGHDGDAADDPAIWVHPTDPAKSAIIATDKKGGMLVYDLSGKRLQYLPDGKMNNVDLRGGFKLGGKTVTLVAASDRTHKAVALYTIDPETRLLSSVADGIQATGLSDPYGLCMYRDRKGGTFAFISDPEGLVRQFQLTANAAGKVVAKAVRDVRFDSQTEGCVADDETGALYVAEEDVALWKLGADAKAGSARTAIARVADNPALKDDLEGVGLYAQPHGKGYLVVSSQGNNTYAVFRREGANAYVGSFAVTANGGNGVDGVSETDGLDVSSASFGAGLEAGAFVAQDGRNISPPEAQNFKLVPWADIAAKLGLK, from the coding sequence ATGACTCGACTGAAACTCGCCGCCAGCCTGCTGGCGCTGATGACCGCCGCGCCGGCGCTGGCCCAGACGACGCCCGCCGTTGGTGTCATCAGCACGACCGCGCCCACCGCCCGCGGCGGCGCCAATGGAGTGGTCCTGCTGCGCGACGCGGCTGATCCGCGAAAGAGCGTGATCGCCGCGACCGGTGAGCTTGGCGGGCTTGAAATCTACGACCTGGACGGTCGGCGCACGGCCGCCGTGCCGGGCGGCGAGGTCTATGCGGTCGACGCCCGCGATGACGGCGCGCGGGCGCTGGTCGTGGCGCTGGATCGCCAAGCCGGCCGCCTGCGCGTGTTCGGTCGGGACTATGCGACGGGGCAGATCGCCGCGGTCGACGCCCGACCGATCCAGCTCGGCTTCTCCGGCGAAGGCGTCTGCCTGCACCGCAGCGCGCGTGACGGCGCGCTCTACGCGTTCGTCATGGGACGCGAGGGCCAACTCGACCAATGGCTGCTTTATCCGACCACGGATGGTCAGATTGACGGGCGCGTCCTGCGCCGCCTTCGCCTCTCGTCCGAAGCGAAGTACTGTGTCGCCGACGACGCCAGCGGCGCGCTCTACGTGGCGCAGGAGGCCGTGGGAATCTGGCGCTATGACGCCGACCCCGAGGCCGACCCCGTTCCCACCCTGGTCGACGCCAACCGCCTGGGACATATCGCCGGCGAGGTCGCCGGCCTGGCCGTGATCAACGGCGGCCCGGGCGCGAACTATCTGGTGGCGGCCAACGCCGACGCGGGCGACTACAACGTTTACGACCGCTCCGGCGACGACCGCTTCGTCGGCGCCTTCCGGGTCGGCGAGAACGGCGCGCCGGCGATCGAGAGCCCCTCGGGTCTGTTTGGCCTGCGCGCGCCGGTCGGCGCGGGCCTTCCCGCCGGCGCCCTGCTGATCGCGGACGACCGCAAAGCCGGCGGCAACAGTAAAGTGGTGTCGTGGGCCGATGTCGCCGCCGCCCTGAAGCTGCCGGTCGGTCAGGACGCCCCTCCGGTCGCCAAGAGCCGGGTCGCCCTAACCCAGGCGGCGATGGAAACTGAACCCGTGGGCCACGACGGCGACGCGGCGGATGATCCGGCGATCTGGGTTCATCCGACGGATCCGGCCAAGAGCGCCATCATCGCCACCGACAAGAAGGGCGGCATGTTGGTCTACGATCTGTCGGGCAAGCGCCTGCAGTATCTTCCCGACGGAAAGATGAACAACGTCGACCTGCGGGGCGGCTTCAAGCTGGGCGGCAAGACCGTCACCCTGGTCGCGGCCAGCGACCGGACGCACAAGGCCGTCGCCCTTTACACCATCGATCCGGAAACCCGGCTGCTGAGCAGCGTCGCCGACGGCATCCAGGCCACCGGCCTCAGCGACCCCTACGGCCTCTGCATGTACCGCGACCGCAAGGGCGGAACCTTCGCGTTCATCTCCGATCCCGAGGGACTGGTGCGCCAGTTCCAGTTGACCGCCAACGCGGCGGGCAAGGTGGTGGCCAAGGCCGTGCGCGATGTCCGTTTCGACTCTCAGACCGAAGGATGCGTCGCCGACGACGAGACCGGCGCGCTCTACGTGGCCGAGGAGGACGTGGCGCTGTGGAAACTGGGCGCTGACGCCAAGGCGGGTTCGGCCAGGACCGCGATCGCCCGCGTGGCCGACAACCCCGCGCTCAAGGACGATCTGGAAGGTGTCGGCCTGTACGCGCAGCCCCACGGCAAGGGCTATCTGGTCGTCTCCAGCCAGGGCAACAACACCTACGCCGTGTTCCGGCGCGAGGGCGCAAACGCCTATGTCGGCAGCTTCGCGGTGACCGCCAATGGCGGCAACGGCGTGGATGGCGTCTCCGAAACCGATGGCCTGGACGTCAGCAGCGCCTCGTTCGGCGCGGGCCTGGAGGCCGGCGCCTTCGTCGCGCAGGACGGCCGCAACATCTCCCCGCCCGAAGCGCAGAACTTCAAGCTCGTGCCGTGGGCGGACATCGCGGCCAAGCTCGGACTGAAATAG
- a CDS encoding sensor histidine kinase encodes MRRGSLRWRLIAGGMLAILTALVVAWLAMIWLFDRHIVRRETAELSRTGEALVAGLRLKPDGAPIVDAVLPDPRLSRPAGGLYWQVSTPQGGDRSLSLWDQTLSPPSVAPVNGWGARVVAGPFDDEILLVERSVRPDRGGPAVLIQIATDEKVLRAARGAFGRDLALFLIGLWAVLSAAAALQVTLGLSPLKRVRDDLARLRKSPSARMSEVHPVEIAPLAEAINALAEAREGDLARARRRAGDLAHGLKTPLAALAAQSRRAREAGAVEAADGLDDAIAAVGAALEAELARARAAAARETTFVTMSAPAKVAERLIAVLERTTEGERLIFEVEIADDITAPASQDVLTEILGALIENAARYGRRRVRVSGGVAMGGCYLAVEDDGPGLDEGRAEAALARGARLDEAGPGHGLGLAIARDLAEASGAVLRMDRAPLGGLRVIVLWETPAG; translated from the coding sequence GTGAGGCGCGGTTCACTGCGATGGCGGCTGATCGCGGGCGGCATGCTGGCGATCCTGACGGCGCTAGTGGTCGCTTGGCTGGCCATGATCTGGCTTTTCGATCGCCACATCGTTCGCCGGGAAACCGCCGAGCTGAGCCGTACGGGCGAGGCGCTGGTTGCCGGACTGAGGCTGAAGCCAGACGGCGCGCCGATCGTCGATGCGGTTTTGCCCGATCCTCGGCTCTCCAGGCCAGCAGGCGGGCTTTATTGGCAGGTGTCCACGCCGCAAGGCGGCGACCGGTCGCTGTCGTTGTGGGATCAGACGCTCAGCCCGCCGTCTGTCGCGCCCGTCAACGGTTGGGGGGCGCGTGTCGTGGCGGGTCCCTTCGACGACGAAATCCTGCTGGTCGAGCGGTCGGTGCGGCCCGATCGCGGCGGACCGGCCGTGCTGATCCAGATCGCCACCGACGAGAAGGTCTTGCGCGCCGCCCGCGGGGCGTTCGGCCGGGACCTCGCGCTCTTCCTGATCGGTCTTTGGGCGGTGCTGTCGGCAGCCGCAGCCTTGCAGGTCACTCTGGGCCTGTCGCCGCTCAAGCGCGTGCGCGACGATCTGGCGCGGCTGCGCAAGAGCCCATCGGCGCGGATGTCGGAGGTTCATCCGGTAGAGATCGCGCCGCTGGCCGAGGCCATCAACGCCTTGGCGGAGGCCCGAGAGGGCGACCTCGCCCGTGCGCGCCGGCGGGCTGGTGATCTGGCGCATGGTCTCAAGACCCCGCTGGCGGCCCTGGCCGCCCAAAGCCGTCGCGCGCGGGAGGCTGGCGCGGTCGAGGCCGCCGATGGGCTGGACGATGCGATCGCCGCCGTAGGCGCGGCCTTAGAGGCCGAACTCGCCCGCGCCCGGGCGGCGGCGGCTCGCGAGACCACGTTCGTCACAATGAGCGCGCCGGCGAAAGTCGCTGAGCGCCTGATCGCCGTCCTGGAGCGCACCACGGAGGGCGAGCGCCTCATTTTCGAGGTGGAGATCGCAGACGACATCACAGCGCCCGCATCTCAGGACGTGCTCACCGAAATCCTCGGCGCCCTGATCGAGAACGCCGCCCGCTATGGTCGACGTCGCGTGCGCGTCTCCGGGGGCGTGGCCATGGGCGGGTGCTATCTCGCTGTCGAGGACGATGGTCCAGGCTTGGACGAAGGCCGGGCCGAGGCCGCTCTGGCGCGTGGCGCCAGACTGGACGAGGCGGGACCCGGACACGGCTTGGGGTTGGCCATCGCCCGTGATCTTGCCGAGGCGTCAGGAGCTGTGCTGCGTATGGATCGCGCGCCGCTCGGCGGTCTTCGAGTCATCGTTCTGTGGGAGACCCCCGCAGGCTGA